Proteins from a genomic interval of Kitasatospora herbaricolor:
- a CDS encoding SDR family oxidoreductase, with translation MIVVTAATGQLGRLVVEGLLARVPATEIAVAVRSPEKAADWAARGVDVRVADYSRPETLAAAFHEGDKVLLISGSEVGRRVPQHLAVVAAAKAAGVALLAYTGVLGGDEAGFRLADEHKATEAAIRDSGLPFVLLRNGWYTDNYTADLAGTVERGGPVGSSGEGRIASAARQDYADAAVAVLTGEGHEGRVYELAGDTAWSVEEFAAELAEQTGRPVAFRNVTADEHLQVLLGAGLPAAFAEILVDVDAAILRGELARSGGDLARLIGRPTTPLAETVKAALDR, from the coding sequence ATGATCGTCGTCACCGCCGCCACCGGACAGCTCGGCCGCCTCGTGGTCGAGGGCCTGCTGGCCCGGGTCCCCGCCACCGAGATCGCGGTCGCGGTGCGCTCCCCCGAGAAGGCCGCCGACTGGGCCGCCCGCGGCGTCGACGTCCGGGTCGCCGACTACAGTCGGCCCGAGACCCTGGCCGCCGCCTTCCACGAGGGCGACAAGGTGCTGCTGATCTCCGGCAGCGAGGTCGGCCGGCGCGTCCCGCAGCACCTCGCGGTGGTGGCCGCGGCCAAGGCCGCCGGCGTCGCGCTGCTCGCGTACACCGGCGTGCTCGGCGGCGACGAGGCCGGATTCCGGCTCGCCGACGAGCACAAGGCCACCGAGGCCGCGATCCGCGACTCCGGCCTGCCCTTCGTGCTGCTGCGCAACGGCTGGTACACCGACAACTACACCGCCGACCTGGCGGGCACCGTGGAGCGCGGTGGCCCGGTCGGCAGCAGCGGCGAGGGCCGGATCGCCTCCGCCGCCCGCCAGGACTACGCCGACGCGGCCGTGGCCGTGCTCACCGGTGAGGGGCACGAGGGCCGGGTGTACGAGCTGGCCGGTGACACGGCCTGGAGCGTCGAGGAGTTCGCGGCGGAGCTGGCCGAGCAGACCGGCCGCCCGGTGGCCTTCCGCAACGTGACCGCCGACGAGCACCTCCAGGTGCTGCTCGGCGCCGGCCTGCCGGCGGCCTTCGCCGAGATCCTGGTGGACGTCGACGCCGCGATCCTCCGGGGCGAGCTGGCCCGCTCCGGCGGAGACCTGGCCCGGCTGATCGGCCGCCCGACCACACCGCTCGCCGAGACCGTGAAGGCCGCGCTGGACCGCTGA
- a CDS encoding DUF5701 family protein translates to MTSHQSRSGTASDGRPAEGGGFDPGAEFDRQLARLLALGYPGLAGRTEAAFTELVRPLRRTVLALGPGMAAPSESRMPFLLVVDRTLAPVERTVPLTTLDGKARGGVVDRHYPAGDIERFAPVEGLGLPRGPVHLLLDADRGEEFCGVVPKDAMATVAGRGRSLLTMEEGIAFVTLHPRALARNRCFSLGGSRCGDRRVPALWISQGAPKLGWCWEGNPHTWLGMASAGGRAGAAS, encoded by the coding sequence TTGACCTCACACCAGTCCCGCTCCGGCACGGCGTCCGACGGCCGCCCGGCAGAGGGCGGCGGGTTCGACCCCGGCGCCGAGTTCGACCGCCAGCTGGCACGGTTGCTCGCCCTCGGCTACCCCGGGCTCGCCGGCCGCACCGAGGCCGCCTTCACCGAGCTGGTCCGGCCCCTGCGGCGGACCGTCCTCGCCCTCGGCCCCGGCATGGCCGCGCCCAGCGAGAGCCGGATGCCGTTCCTGCTGGTGGTCGACCGCACACTGGCGCCGGTGGAGCGGACGGTGCCGCTGACCACGCTGGACGGCAAGGCCAGGGGCGGCGTCGTCGACCGGCACTACCCGGCGGGTGACATCGAGCGGTTCGCCCCGGTCGAGGGCCTCGGCCTGCCCCGCGGGCCGGTCCACCTGCTGCTCGACGCCGACCGCGGCGAGGAGTTCTGCGGCGTCGTCCCCAAGGACGCCATGGCCACCGTGGCCGGGCGCGGCCGCAGCCTGCTGACCATGGAGGAGGGCATCGCCTTCGTCACCCTGCACCCTCGGGCGCTGGCCAGGAACAGGTGCTTCTCGCTGGGCGGCTCGCGCTGCGGCGACCGCCGGGTACCGGCGCTCTGGATCAGCCAGGGCGCGCCGAAGCTCGGCTGGTGCTGGGAGGGGAACCCGCACACCTGGCTCGGCATGGCCTCCGCCGGCGGCCGGGCGGGCGCCGCGTCCTGA
- a CDS encoding ABC transporter ATP-binding protein yields the protein MVQAPSTEPTGGRAADARPAPAVAPSATSTAPVPAADQVISTTGLTKRFRGGQLAVDGLDLTVPRGSVFGFLGPNGSGKTTTIRMLMGLIAPTSGRATVLGESMPQSVGSVLPRVGALIEGPALYGFLSGRDNLARYDAADPTADPRTRDHRVRDALDRVGLTAAAGKKARAYSLGMKQRLGLAAALLQPRELLVLDEPTNGLDPQGMREIRSLIREVAAEGTTVFLSSHLLDEIEQVCTHAAVMSRGRLVVQGTVAELAARAQGRLVVRTEDTAAAATVLAAHGLAGVVTAEGRVDAEAGNAAEDALPKLCAALVEAGVRVRGFGLERGTLEDAFVAMTGEGFDVAG from the coding sequence ATGGTCCAGGCTCCCTCCACGGAGCCGACCGGGGGCCGGGCCGCGGATGCGCGTCCGGCCCCCGCGGTCGCTCCCTCCGCCACTTCCACCGCCCCGGTCCCGGCGGCCGACCAGGTGATCAGCACCACCGGCCTGACCAAGCGCTTCCGCGGCGGCCAGCTCGCGGTGGACGGCCTCGACCTGACGGTGCCCCGGGGCAGCGTCTTCGGGTTCCTCGGTCCGAACGGCTCGGGCAAGACCACCACGATCCGGATGCTGATGGGCCTGATCGCGCCGACCTCCGGGCGGGCGACGGTGCTCGGCGAGTCCATGCCGCAGTCGGTGGGCAGCGTGCTGCCCCGGGTCGGCGCCCTGATCGAGGGGCCCGCGCTCTACGGCTTCCTGTCCGGGCGCGACAACCTCGCCCGCTACGACGCGGCCGACCCGACCGCCGACCCGCGCACCCGGGACCACCGGGTCCGGGACGCCCTGGACCGGGTCGGGCTGACGGCGGCGGCCGGCAAGAAGGCCCGCGCCTACTCCCTGGGGATGAAGCAGCGCCTGGGCCTGGCGGCCGCCCTGCTGCAGCCGCGCGAGCTGCTGGTGCTGGACGAGCCGACCAACGGGCTGGACCCGCAGGGCATGCGGGAGATCCGGTCGCTGATCCGGGAGGTCGCGGCGGAGGGCACCACGGTGTTCCTCTCCTCGCACCTGCTGGACGAGATCGAGCAGGTCTGCACGCACGCGGCGGTGATGTCGCGCGGCCGGCTGGTGGTGCAGGGCACCGTCGCCGAGCTGGCGGCCCGCGCGCAGGGCCGGCTGGTGGTCCGTACGGAGGACACGGCGGCCGCCGCCACGGTGCTGGCCGCCCACGGGCTGGCCGGCGTCGTCACCGCCGAGGGCCGGGTGGACGCCGAGGCCGGCAACGCCGCCGAGGACGCGCTGCCCAAGCTCTGCGCGGCCCTGGTGGAGGCCGGGGTGCGGGTGCGGGGCTTCGGCCTGGAGCGGGGCACGTTGGAGGACGCCTTCGTGGCGATGACCGGGGAGGGCTTCGATGTCGCGGGTTGA
- the rarD gene encoding EamA family transporter RarD, which yields MPETSPQEATRGLWFGVAAYGMWGLFPLFWPLLEPSAADDILVNRMVWSLLAVVLMLLAQRHWGWIRPLLRQPRRLAMSAAAAALVSVNWGVYIWGVNSGHVVETSLGYFINPLVTIAFGVLLLHERLRPAQWAAVGIGALAVAVLTVGYGRLPWIALTLAFSFAVYGLLKKKVALSGLESLAVESAFMFPFALGYLVYLAARGQGTFGHTVPGSYGWGHSGLLVLSGLITAVPLLCFGAAAVRVPLTVLGLLQYLAPVFQFLIGIAVFHETMAPARWAGFALVWAALALLTWDALRRLRADRVTDLPPVAVTDLDQATAPAATR from the coding sequence ATGCCAGAGACATCCCCACAGGAGGCCACCCGAGGCCTCTGGTTCGGAGTCGCCGCCTACGGGATGTGGGGTCTCTTCCCACTCTTCTGGCCCCTGCTGGAGCCCAGCGCCGCCGACGACATCCTGGTCAACCGGATGGTCTGGTCGCTGTTGGCCGTCGTCCTGATGCTGCTGGCGCAACGTCACTGGGGCTGGATCCGGCCGCTGCTGCGCCAGCCCCGCAGACTCGCCATGTCGGCCGCGGCGGCCGCCCTGGTCTCGGTCAACTGGGGCGTCTACATCTGGGGCGTCAACAGCGGGCACGTCGTCGAGACCAGCCTCGGCTACTTCATCAACCCGCTGGTCACCATCGCCTTCGGCGTGCTGCTGCTGCACGAGCGGCTGCGCCCGGCCCAGTGGGCGGCGGTCGGCATCGGCGCCCTCGCGGTGGCCGTCCTGACGGTCGGCTACGGCCGGCTGCCGTGGATCGCGCTCACCCTGGCCTTCTCCTTCGCCGTCTACGGGCTGCTGAAGAAGAAGGTCGCCCTGAGCGGGCTGGAGAGCCTGGCCGTCGAGAGCGCCTTCATGTTCCCCTTCGCCCTCGGCTACCTGGTCTACCTCGCCGCCCGCGGCCAGGGCACCTTCGGCCACACCGTCCCCGGCTCCTACGGGTGGGGCCACTCCGGCCTGCTGGTGCTGAGCGGCCTGATCACCGCCGTCCCGCTGCTCTGCTTCGGCGCCGCGGCGGTACGGGTGCCGCTGACCGTGCTCGGCCTGCTGCAGTACCTGGCGCCGGTGTTCCAGTTCCTGATCGGCATCGCGGTGTTCCACGAGACCATGGCGCCCGCCCGCTGGGCGGGATTCGCCCTGGTCTGGGCCGCCCTCGCGCTGCTGACCTGGGACGCGCTGCGCCGGCTGCGCGCGGACCGGGTCACCGACCTGCCGCCCGTCGCGGTCACCGACCTGGACCAGGCCACCGCCCCGGCCGCCACCCGCTGA
- a CDS encoding 2-oxoacid:acceptor oxidoreductase subunit alpha: protein MPPGGVQPRRAKPVRRLDRVIIRFAGDSGDGMQLTGDRFTSETASFGNDLSTLPNFPAEIRAPAGTLPGVSSFQLHFADHDILTPGDAPDVLVAMNPAALKANLGDLPRGAEVIVNTDEFTKRALAKVGWVVDPLGDGSLEAYHLHRVPLTTLTLEALRDSGLARKDAERAKNMFALGLLSWMYHRPTEGTEAFLRSKFAKRPAVAEANVVAFRAGWNFGETTEDFAVSYEIAPAALPVGRYRNISGNLALSYGLVAAGVRSGLPLFLGSYPITPASDILHELSRHKGFGVRTFQAEDEIAGVGAALGASFGGALGVTTTSGPGVALKSEAIGLAVSLELPLVLVDIQRGGPSTGLPTKTEQADLLQAMFGRNGEAPVPVVAPATPAECFDAALEAVRIAVRYRTPVFLLSDGYLANGSEPWRIPEVEELPVIDPGFASGPNHVLEDGSEVFWPYKRDPLTLARPWAVPGTAGLEHRIGGIEKQDGSGSISYDPANHDLMVRTRQAKVDGVEVAPLVVDDPGGDARVLVLGWGSTYGPIAAAVRRVRADGGRVAQAHLRNLNPFPANLGAVLKGYDRVIVPEMNLGQLALLLRAKYLVDAQSYNQVRGLPFKAAQLADMLFAAIGTLDGDESDD from the coding sequence GTGCCGCCGGGGGGAGTGCAGCCCAGGCGCGCCAAGCCGGTCAGACGATTGGACCGGGTGATCATCCGCTTTGCGGGTGACTCGGGTGACGGGATGCAGCTGACGGGTGACCGGTTCACGTCGGAGACGGCGTCGTTCGGTAATGATCTGTCGACGTTGCCGAATTTTCCGGCGGAGATTCGGGCGCCTGCGGGGACGTTGCCGGGTGTGTCGAGTTTTCAGTTGCATTTTGCGGATCATGACATTTTGACGCCGGGTGATGCGCCGGATGTGTTGGTGGCGATGAATCCGGCGGCGTTGAAGGCGAATCTGGGGGATCTGCCGCGGGGTGCTGAGGTGATCGTGAACACGGACGAGTTCACGAAGCGGGCGTTGGCGAAGGTGGGGTGGGTGGTCGATCCGTTGGGGGACGGGTCGTTGGAGGCGTATCACCTGCATCGGGTGCCGTTGACGACGTTGACGTTGGAGGCGTTGAGGGACAGCGGTCTGGCGCGTAAGGATGCGGAGCGGGCGAAGAACATGTTCGCTCTGGGGTTGTTGTCGTGGATGTATCACCGGCCGACGGAGGGGACGGAGGCGTTTTTGCGGTCGAAGTTCGCGAAGCGTCCTGCGGTGGCCGAGGCGAATGTGGTGGCGTTCCGGGCGGGGTGGAATTTCGGGGAGACGACGGAGGATTTCGCGGTTTCGTACGAGATCGCGCCGGCGGCGTTGCCGGTGGGGCGGTACCGGAACATTTCGGGGAATCTGGCGTTGTCGTACGGGTTGGTGGCGGCGGGGGTGCGGTCGGGGTTGCCGTTGTTCCTGGGGTCGTATCCGATCACGCCGGCGTCGGACATTTTGCATGAGTTGTCGCGGCACAAGGGTTTCGGTGTGCGGACGTTTCAGGCGGAGGACGAGATCGCGGGGGTGGGGGCGGCGTTGGGGGCGTCGTTCGGTGGGGCGTTGGGGGTGACGACGACGTCGGGTCCGGGGGTGGCGTTGAAGTCGGAGGCGATCGGGTTGGCGGTGTCGTTGGAGTTGCCGTTGGTGTTGGTGGACATTCAGCGTGGTGGTCCGTCGACGGGGTTGCCGACCAAGACGGAGCAGGCGGATCTGTTGCAGGCGATGTTCGGTCGTAATGGTGAGGCGCCGGTGCCGGTGGTGGCGCCGGCGACGCCGGCGGAGTGTTTCGACGCGGCGTTGGAGGCGGTGCGGATCGCGGTGCGGTACCGGACGCCGGTGTTCCTGTTGTCGGACGGGTATCTGGCGAACGGGTCGGAGCCGTGGCGGATTCCGGAGGTGGAGGAGTTGCCGGTGATCGATCCGGGGTTCGCGTCGGGGCCCAATCATGTGCTGGAGGACGGGTCGGAGGTGTTCTGGCCGTACAAGCGGGATCCGTTGACGTTGGCGCGGCCGTGGGCGGTGCCGGGGACGGCGGGGTTGGAGCACCGGATCGGTGGGATCGAGAAGCAGGACGGGTCGGGGAGCATTTCCTACGATCCGGCGAATCACGATCTGATGGTGCGTACCCGGCAGGCGAAGGTCGACGGGGTCGAGGTGGCGCCGTTGGTGGTGGACGATCCCGGTGGGGATGCGCGGGTGCTGGTGCTGGGGTGGGGTTCGACGTACGGGCCGATCGCGGCGGCGGTGCGGCGGGTGCGGGCGGACGGGGGCCGGGTGGCGCAGGCGCACCTGCGCAACCTCAATCCCTTCCCGGCCAACCTCGGGGCCGTCCTGAAGGGCTACGACCGGGTGATCGTCCCCGAGATGAACCTCGGCCAGCTCGCCCTCCTGCTCCGCGCCAAGTACCTCGTCGACGCGCAGTCGTACAACCAGGTGCGTGGTCTGCCCTTCAAGGCGGCGCAGTTGGCGGACATGCTGTTCGCGGCGATCGGAACGCTGGACGGGGATGAGAGCGATGACTGA
- a CDS encoding TetR/AcrR family transcriptional regulator C-terminal domain-containing protein has product MATDRSSAGDPARTLALLWGDPAAAAGRRGPRKARSTGEIAAAAVALADAEGVEAVTMRRVAQALDLSPMALYTYVPGKAELLDLMLDTVYAGMSRATPADDGWRARLSAVAADNRALYRAHPWAASLPTGRPPLGPGLMAKYEYELRALDGVGLGDVEMDAALTHLLGFVQSCARMAADGRAAEQDSAMSDEQWWAGNAELLAKVFDPRRYPVAARVGAAAGEAHGGAYSPAHAYEFGLARVLDGLAVLIGRAGAEQPHQA; this is encoded by the coding sequence ATGGCCACCGACCGCAGCAGCGCAGGAGACCCGGCGCGCACCCTCGCCCTGCTCTGGGGCGACCCGGCCGCGGCCGCCGGGCGGCGCGGGCCCCGGAAGGCACGCTCGACCGGGGAGATCGCGGCGGCGGCCGTCGCACTCGCGGACGCCGAGGGCGTGGAGGCCGTCACCATGCGCCGGGTCGCCCAGGCCCTGGACCTCTCGCCGATGGCGCTCTACACCTACGTCCCCGGCAAGGCCGAGCTGCTCGACCTGATGCTGGACACCGTCTACGCCGGGATGTCGCGCGCCACGCCCGCGGACGACGGCTGGCGGGCCCGGTTGTCGGCCGTCGCGGCGGACAACCGCGCGCTGTACCGGGCGCACCCCTGGGCGGCCTCGCTGCCCACCGGCCGGCCGCCGCTCGGGCCCGGGCTGATGGCCAAGTACGAGTACGAGCTGCGCGCCCTGGACGGGGTCGGCCTGGGCGACGTGGAGATGGACGCCGCGCTGACCCACCTGCTGGGCTTCGTGCAGAGCTGCGCGCGGATGGCGGCCGACGGGCGGGCCGCCGAGCAGGACAGTGCGATGAGCGACGAGCAGTGGTGGGCGGGCAACGCCGAACTGCTCGCCAAGGTCTTCGACCCGCGGCGCTACCCGGTCGCGGCCCGGGTCGGCGCGGCGGCCGGGGAGGCCCACGGCGGGGCCTACAGCCCGGCGCACGCCTACGAGTTCGGGCTGGCCCGGGTGCTGGACGGACTGGCGGTGCTGATCGGTCGGGCCGGCGCCGAACAGCCCCACCAGGCCTGA
- a CDS encoding winged helix-turn-helix transcriptional regulator, which translates to MKVITDVSPLDRAPDVYDRMCPSRGVLEHVTSRWGVLVLAALSERGYRFSELRRRVSGVSEKMLAQTLQTLERDGFVLREAHPVIPPRVDYSLTPLGEEAAALVSTLAHWSERRVPAVEQARARYDAKPR; encoded by the coding sequence ATGAAGGTGATCACCGACGTCTCGCCGCTCGACCGGGCACCCGACGTCTACGACCGGATGTGCCCGTCCCGGGGCGTGCTGGAGCACGTCACCAGCCGCTGGGGCGTGCTCGTGCTGGCGGCCCTGAGCGAGCGCGGCTACCGCTTCAGCGAGCTGCGCCGCCGGGTGTCGGGGGTGAGCGAGAAGATGCTCGCCCAGACCCTGCAGACCCTGGAGCGAGACGGCTTCGTGCTCCGCGAGGCCCACCCGGTGATCCCGCCCCGGGTCGACTACAGCCTCACCCCGCTGGGCGAGGAGGCGGCCGCGCTGGTCTCCACCCTGGCGCACTGGTCCGAGCGGCGGGTGCCGGCCGTCGAGCAGGCCCGCGCGCGGTACGACGCCAAGCCCCGCTGA
- a CDS encoding LolA family protein: MTDHTTTANGEGGAPYRSGRRTAVRILVPVVVAGTVAAGIGLVPALADGRSPELPPLTAEQLVAKALGTQTQSLSGTVRVSADLGAPSQLLGAVGGLGTGGQGGGAQGFDPSAPAPESKLVGLLGGEHTLRVAVDGPDRQRIGLIEQLAGYELVRSGDQVWAWDSASNEAFHLALPQGDGQRAATPGLLAGVPVTPQEAARRFLALGAGTTSVTVDGTTTVADRKAYQLSVKPTQSGSTLGEVRIAVDSGTGVPLAVVVKATGGATVFDAHFSDVSFARPDAKTFEFALPKGAKVVEQKAGERPAAGQRGGGAADAGRSAEEARAAKDSLNVIGEGWTTVVSLKLPATEIPAGAAGRHGSEVAGQSVQSLARALGKPVKGGSLISTKVLNALVTDDGRVFAGAVTLPVLQSAAGVK; encoded by the coding sequence ATGACGGACCACACGACGACTGCGAACGGGGAGGGCGGCGCGCCGTACCGCTCCGGGCGGCGCACCGCGGTGCGGATCCTGGTGCCGGTGGTGGTGGCCGGCACGGTCGCCGCCGGCATCGGCCTGGTGCCCGCGCTGGCCGACGGACGCTCGCCGGAGCTGCCGCCCCTGACGGCGGAGCAGCTGGTGGCGAAGGCGCTCGGCACGCAGACGCAGAGCCTCTCCGGGACGGTGCGGGTCAGCGCCGACCTGGGGGCGCCGTCCCAGCTGCTCGGCGCGGTCGGCGGCCTCGGCACCGGCGGCCAGGGCGGCGGCGCGCAGGGCTTCGACCCGTCCGCGCCGGCGCCGGAGTCCAAGCTGGTCGGCCTGCTGGGCGGGGAGCACACGCTGCGGGTCGCGGTGGACGGGCCGGACCGCCAGCGGATCGGGCTGATCGAGCAGTTGGCCGGCTACGAGCTGGTGCGCAGCGGCGACCAGGTCTGGGCCTGGGACAGCGCCTCCAACGAGGCCTTCCACCTGGCGCTCCCGCAGGGCGACGGGCAGCGGGCGGCGACGCCCGGCCTGCTGGCCGGCGTGCCGGTCACCCCGCAGGAGGCGGCCCGGCGGTTCCTGGCCCTCGGCGCGGGCACCACCTCGGTCACCGTGGACGGCACGACCACGGTGGCCGACCGGAAGGCGTACCAGCTGAGCGTGAAGCCCACGCAGTCCGGCTCGACGCTGGGCGAGGTGCGGATCGCCGTCGACTCCGGCACCGGCGTGCCGCTGGCCGTGGTGGTGAAGGCCACCGGTGGCGCCACCGTCTTCGACGCGCACTTCAGTGACGTCTCGTTCGCCAGGCCGGACGCCAAGACCTTCGAGTTCGCCCTGCCCAAGGGCGCGAAGGTGGTCGAGCAGAAGGCCGGCGAGCGGCCGGCGGCCGGGCAGCGGGGCGGCGGCGCGGCCGACGCCGGCCGGAGCGCCGAGGAGGCCCGGGCCGCCAAGGACTCCCTCAACGTGATCGGCGAGGGCTGGACGACGGTGGTCAGCCTCAAGCTGCCCGCCACGGAGATCCCCGCCGGGGCGGCGGGCCGGCACGGCTCGGAGGTGGCCGGGCAGAGCGTGCAGTCGCTGGCCCGGGCGCTCGGCAAGCCGGTCAAGGGCGGGTCGCTGATCAGCACCAAGGTGCTGAACGCGCTGGTCACCGATGACGGCCGGGTGTTCGCCGGCGCGGTGACGCTGCCGGTCCTGCAGAGTGCGGCCGGAGTGAAGTGA
- a CDS encoding response regulator transcription factor, producing the protein MLRVVIAEDSVLLREGLTRLLTDRGLEVVAGVGDGEALLKTVHDLASDDALPDVVVADVRMPPTHTDEGVRACVTLRGLYPSVGVLVLSQYVEERYASELLAGSTRGVGYLLKDRVAEVREFVDAVVRVAGGGTALDPEVVQQLLSRSRKGDVLAGLTPREREVLGLMAEGRTNAAVAKQLVVSDGAVEKHVSNIFLKLGLAQSPEDHRRVLAVLTYLNS; encoded by the coding sequence ATGCTTCGCGTCGTCATCGCCGAGGACTCCGTACTGCTGCGGGAGGGCCTGACCCGGTTGCTCACCGACCGTGGTCTTGAGGTCGTCGCCGGCGTGGGGGACGGCGAGGCCCTGCTGAAGACCGTCCACGACCTGGCCTCGGACGACGCCCTGCCGGACGTGGTGGTCGCCGACGTCCGGATGCCCCCGACCCACACGGACGAGGGCGTCCGGGCCTGTGTGACCCTGCGCGGCCTGTACCCGTCGGTGGGGGTGCTGGTGCTCTCCCAGTACGTCGAGGAGCGGTACGCCTCCGAACTGCTGGCGGGCTCCACCCGCGGGGTGGGCTACCTGCTCAAGGACCGGGTCGCCGAGGTCCGTGAGTTCGTCGACGCGGTGGTCCGGGTGGCCGGCGGGGGCACGGCGCTGGACCCGGAGGTGGTGCAGCAGCTGCTCAGCCGCAGCCGCAAGGGCGACGTGCTGGCCGGCCTCACGCCCCGCGAGCGGGAGGTGCTGGGCCTGATGGCCGAGGGCCGGACCAACGCGGCGGTGGCCAAGCAGCTGGTGGTCTCGGACGGCGCGGTGGAGAAGCACGTCAGCAACATCTTCCTCAAGCTGGGGCTGGCGCAGAGCCCCGAGGACCACCGCCGGGTGCTCGCGGTGCTCACCTATCTGAACTCCTGA
- a CDS encoding ABC transporter permease yields MSRVDTVAEAGSGRAAGAVPVAGGRRPRTAAGGLALVRSELSLTFRRTRTIALLGILAVLPVLIGTVVRIETGGARGGEGPAFIAQVTQNGLFLVFTALAVALPVFLPMTVGVVAGDSIAGEASTGTLRYLLVAPAGRTRLLVAKFTAGLAFCLAATATVALAALATGAALFPLGEVTLISGDTIGFGEALLRAVLVVGVAACSLAGLVAIGLFISTLTGSGIAAMASTVGLVITVQILDSFPQLHAVQPFLFTHHWLTFGDLLREPMYWDGVLKNLGLQAFYVAVFGSAAWSRFTSRDITA; encoded by the coding sequence ATGTCGCGGGTTGACACGGTGGCGGAGGCCGGGTCGGGCAGAGCCGCCGGGGCGGTGCCGGTGGCGGGCGGGCGGCGGCCGCGGACGGCGGCGGGCGGTCTGGCCCTGGTGCGCAGCGAGCTGTCGCTGACCTTCCGCCGGACCAGGACGATCGCGCTGCTGGGCATCCTGGCGGTGCTGCCGGTGCTGATCGGCACGGTGGTCCGGATCGAGACGGGTGGCGCCCGCGGCGGGGAGGGGCCGGCCTTCATCGCCCAGGTGACCCAGAACGGGCTGTTCCTGGTGTTCACGGCGCTGGCCGTGGCGCTGCCGGTGTTCCTGCCGATGACCGTCGGCGTGGTGGCGGGCGACTCGATCGCGGGCGAGGCGAGCACCGGCACCTTGCGCTATCTGCTGGTGGCGCCGGCCGGGCGGACCAGGCTGCTGGTCGCCAAGTTCACGGCCGGGCTGGCGTTCTGCCTGGCCGCGACGGCCACCGTCGCGCTGGCGGCGCTGGCGACCGGCGCCGCCCTCTTCCCGCTCGGCGAGGTGACGCTGATCTCGGGCGACACCATCGGCTTCGGCGAGGCGCTGCTGCGGGCCGTCCTGGTGGTCGGGGTGGCGGCCTGCTCACTGGCGGGCCTGGTGGCGATCGGCCTGTTCATCTCGACCCTGACCGGCAGCGGGATCGCCGCGATGGCGAGCACCGTCGGCCTGGTGATCACCGTGCAGATCCTGGACAGCTTCCCGCAGCTGCACGCCGTGCAGCCGTTCCTCTTCACCCACCACTGGCTGACCTTCGGAGATCTGCTGCGGGAGCCGATGTACTGGGACGGCGTGCTGAAGAACCTCGGGCTGCAGGCCTTCTACGTCGCCGTCTTCGGCTCGGCCGCGTGGTCCCGCTTCACGAGCCGGGACATCACCGCCTGA
- a CDS encoding 2-oxoacid:ferredoxin oxidoreductase subunit beta — MTERLTGGLPEGLRSLSLVPKAEGPQSARDFKTDQEVRWCPGCGDYAILAAVQAFMPELGIRRENTVFVSGIGCSSRFPYYMNTYGMHSIHGRAPAIATGLATSRQDLSVWVVTGDGDALSIGGNHLIHALRRNVNLKILLFNNRIYGLTKGQYSPTSEIGKITKSTPMGSLDAPFNPLSLAIGAEATFVARTIDSDRQHLTSVLRAAAEHEGTALVEIYQNCNIFNDGAFEVLKEPGSRDEALIRLEHGQPVRFGADRGQGVFRDPASGELRVAPVTADNEASVLVHDAHAPGPSTAFALSRIADADTLHHTPVGVLRSVRRPVYDVLMAEQLATATAEQGPGDLATLLAGTDTWTVD, encoded by the coding sequence ATGACTGAGCGTCTGACCGGCGGTCTTCCCGAGGGGTTGCGGTCGCTGAGCCTGGTGCCCAAGGCGGAGGGTCCGCAGAGTGCGCGGGACTTCAAGACGGATCAGGAGGTGCGGTGGTGCCCGGGGTGCGGGGACTACGCGATCCTGGCGGCGGTGCAGGCGTTCATGCCGGAGCTCGGGATCCGGCGGGAGAACACGGTGTTCGTGTCGGGGATCGGCTGTTCCTCGCGGTTCCCGTACTACATGAACACCTACGGGATGCATTCGATCCACGGCCGGGCGCCGGCGATCGCGACGGGGCTGGCGACCTCCCGTCAGGACCTGTCGGTGTGGGTGGTGACCGGTGACGGCGACGCCCTGTCGATCGGCGGCAACCACCTGATCCACGCGCTGCGGCGCAACGTGAACCTGAAGATCCTGCTGTTCAACAACCGGATCTACGGGCTGACGAAGGGCCAGTACTCGCCGACCAGCGAGATCGGGAAGATCACCAAGTCGACGCCGATGGGCTCGCTGGACGCGCCCTTCAACCCGCTGTCGCTGGCGATCGGCGCCGAGGCGACCTTCGTGGCCCGCACCATCGACTCCGACCGCCAGCACCTCACCTCGGTGCTGCGGGCGGCCGCCGAGCACGAGGGCACCGCGCTGGTGGAGATCTACCAGAACTGCAACATCTTCAACGACGGGGCCTTCGAGGTGCTGAAGGAGCCGGGCAGCCGTGACGAGGCGCTGATCCGCCTGGAGCACGGACAGCCGGTGCGCTTCGGCGCCGACCGGGGCCAGGGCGTCTTCCGTGACCCGGCCTCGGGCGAGCTGCGGGTGGCGCCGGTGACGGCGGACAACGAGGCCTCCGTGCTGGTCCACGACGCCCACGCGCCCGGGCCCTCGACGGCCTTCGCCCTGTCCCGGATCGCCGACGCCGACACCCTCCACCACACCCCCGTCGGGGTCCTGCGCAGCGTCCGGCGGCCGGTCTACGACGTGCTGATGGCCGAACAACTGGCCACCGCCACCGCCGAGCAGGGCCCCGGCGACCTGGCCACCCTCCTCGCCGGCACCGACACCTGGACGGTGGACTGA